In Equus przewalskii isolate Varuska chromosome 6, EquPr2, whole genome shotgun sequence, one DNA window encodes the following:
- the KHSRP gene encoding far upstream element-binding protein 2 isoform X1 yields the protein MSDYSTGGPPPGPPPPAGGGGGSGGAGGAGGGPPPGPPGAGDRGGGGPGGGGPGGGSAGGPSQPPGGGGPGIRKDAFADAVQRARQIAAKIGGDAATTVNNSTPDFGFGGQKRQLEDGDQPESKKLASQGDSISSQLGPIHPPPRTSMTEEYRVPDGMVGLIIGRGGEQINKIQQDSGCKVQISPDSGGLPERSVSLTGAPESVQKAKMMLDDIVSRGRGGPPGQFHDNANGGQNGTVQEIMIPAGKAGLVIGKGGETIKQLQERAGVKMILIQDGSQNTNVDKPLRIIGDPYKVQQACEMVMDILRERDQGGFGDRNEYGSRIGGGIDVPVPRHSVGVVIGRSGEMIKKIQNDAGVRIQFKQDDGTGPEKIAHIMGPPDRCEHAARIINDLLQSLRSGPPGPPGGPGMPPGGRGRGRGQGNWGPPGGEMTFSIPTHKCGLVIGRGGENVKAINQQTGAFVEISRQLPPNGDPNFKLFIIRGSPQQIDHAKQLIEEKIEGPLCPVGPGPGGPGPAGPMGPFNPGPFNQGPPGAPPHAGGPPPHQYPPQGWGNTYPQWQPPAPHDPNKAAAAAADPNAAWAAYYSHYYQQPPGPVPGPAPAPAAPPTQGEPPQPPPTGQSDYTKAWEEYYKKIGQQPQQPGAPPQQDYTKAWEEYYKKQAQVASGGGPGAPPGSQPDYSAAWAEYYRQQAAYYGQTPGPGGPQPPPTQQGQQQASGNCHPPPPPFSFQPPATVHPALVGSAGNPFPCGVCP from the exons ATGTCGGACTACAGCACCGGAGGACCCCCGCCCGGGCCACCGCCGCCCGCCGGCGGAGGCGGGGGTTCCGGGGGAGCAGGGGGCGCCGGGGGAGGCCCTCCGCCGGGCCCGCCGGGCGCGGGGGaccggggcggcggcggcccgggcggcggcggcccgggcggGGGGTCGGCCGGGGGCCCCTCGCAGCCGCCCGGCGGGGGCGGCCCGGGGATCCGCAAGGACGCCTTCGCCGACGCCGTCCAGCGGGCCCGTCAG ATTGCAGCCAAAATTGGGGGCGACGCTGCTACGACAGTGAATAACAGCACTCCGGATTTTGGTTTTGGGGGCCAAAAGAGACAGCTCGAGGATGGAG ACCAGCCGGAGAGCAAGAAGCTCGCTTCCCAGGGAGACT CCATCAGTTCTCAACTGGGACCCATCCACCCTCCCCCCAG GACTTCGATGACAGAAGAGTACAGGGTCCCCGACGGCATGGTGGGACTAA TCATTGGCAGAGGAGGCGAACAGATCAACAAAATCCAGCAGGATTCAGGCTGCAAGGTCCAGATTTCTCCAG ACAGCGGCGGCCTGCCCGAGCGCAGTGTGTCCTTGACAGGAGCCCCGGAGTCCGTCCA GAAAGCAAAGATGATGCTGGATGACATCGTCTCTCGGGGTCGTGGCGGCCCCCCAGGACAGTTCCATGACAACGCCAACGGCGGCCAGAACGGCACGGTACAGGAGATTATGATTCCTGCCGGGAAGGCTGGCCTGGTCATTGGCAAAGGCGGGGAGACGATTAAGCAGCTGCAG GAGCGAGCTGGAGTGAAGATGATTTTAATTCAAGACGGTTCCCAGAACACAAACGTGGACAAACCTCTCCGGATCATTGGGGATCCTTACAAAGTGCAG CAAGCTTGCGAGATGGTGATGGACATCCTTCGGGAGCGTGACCAGGGCGGCTTTGGGGACCGGAATGAGTATGGATCCCGGATTGGCGGGGGCATTGAC gtGCCAGTGCCCAGGCATTCTGTCGGTGTGGTCATCGGCCGGAGCGGAGAGATGATCAAGAAGATCCAGAATGACGCCGGTGTGCGGATACAGTTCAAGCAAG ATGACGGGACGGGTCCCGAGAAGATCGCTCACATAATGGGGCCCCCGGACCGGTGCGAGCATGCAGCACGGATCatcaatgacctcctccaaagCCTCAGG AGTGGGCCCCCAGGCCCTCCAGGGGGTCCTGGCATGCCCCCAGGGGGCCGGGGCCGAGGAAGGGGCCAGGGCAACTGGGGCCCGCCTGGCGGGGAGATGACCTTCTCCATCCCCACGCACAAGTGCGGGCTGGTCATCGGCCGAG GTGGCGAGAACGTGAAAGCCATAAACCAGCAGACGGGCGCCTTCGTCGAGATCTCCCGGCAGCTGCCGCCCAACGGGGACCCCAACTTCAAACTGTTCATCATCCGCGGCTCACCCCAGCAGATCGACCATGCCAAGCAGCTCATCGAGGAGAAGATTGAG GGTCCCCTCTGCCCAGTCGGACCAGGCCCTGGGGGTCCAGGCCCTGCCGGCCCCATGGGGCCCTTCAACCCCGGGCCCTTCAATCAGGGGCCTCCCGGGGCTCCCCCTCA TGCTGGAGGCCCCCCTCCTCACCAGTAcccaccccagggctggggcaaTACCTACCCCCAGTGGCAACCGCCTGCTCCTCATGACCCAA ACAAAGCCGCTGCGGCTGCTGCAGACCCCAACGCCGCCTGGGCCGCCTACTACTCACACTACTACCAGCAGCCTCCAGGCCCTGTGCCCGGCCCCGCACCGGCCCCCGCGGCCCCACCCACCCAGGGCGAGCCCCCTCAGCCCCCGCCCACCGGCCAATCGGACTACACTAAGGCCTGGGAAGAGTATTACAAAAAGATCG gccagcagccccagcagcccgGAGCACCCCCGCAGCAGGACTACACGAAAGCCTGGGAGGAGTACTACAAGAAGCAAG CTCAAGTGGCCAGCGGAGGGGGTCCGGGAGCACCGCCAGGCTCCCAGCCGGACTACAGCGCCGCCTGGGCTGAATATTACAGACAGCAGGCCGCTTACTACGGACAGACTCCAGGTCCTGGCggcccccagcctccacccacaCAGCAGGGACAGCAGCAGGCAAGTGGGAAttgccaccctcctcctcctcctttttccttccaacCCCCGGCCACCGTCCATCCTGCCTTAGTGGGTAGCGCCGGAAATCCCTTCCCCTGCGGGGTGTGTCCTTGA
- the KHSRP gene encoding far upstream element-binding protein 2 isoform X3: MSDYSTGGSAGGPSQPPGGGGPGIRKDAFADAVQRARQIAAKIGGDAATTVNNSTPDFGFGGQKRQLEDGDQPESKKLASQGDSISSQLGPIHPPPRTSMTEEYRVPDGMVGLIIGRGGEQINKIQQDSGCKVQISPDSGGLPERSVSLTGAPESVQKAKMMLDDIVSRGRGGPPGQFHDNANGGQNGTVQEIMIPAGKAGLVIGKGGETIKQLQERAGVKMILIQDGSQNTNVDKPLRIIGDPYKVQQACEMVMDILRERDQGGFGDRNEYGSRIGGGIDVPVPRHSVGVVIGRSGEMIKKIQNDAGVRIQFKQDDGTGPEKIAHIMGPPDRCEHAARIINDLLQSLRSGPPGPPGGPGMPPGGRGRGRGQGNWGPPGGEMTFSIPTHKCGLVIGRGGENVKAINQQTGAFVEISRQLPPNGDPNFKLFIIRGSPQQIDHAKQLIEEKIEGPLCPVGPGPGGPGPAGPMGPFNPGPFNQGPPGAPPHAGGPPPHQYPPQGWGNTYPQWQPPAPHDPNKAAAAAADPNAAWAAYYSHYYQQPPGPVPGPAPAPAAPPTQGEPPQPPPTGQSDYTKAWEEYYKKIGQQPQQPGAPPQQDYTKAWEEYYKKQAQVASGGGPGAPPGSQPDYSAAWAEYYRQQAAYYGQTPGPGGPQPPPTQQGQQQASGNCHPPPPPFSFQPPATVHPALVGSAGNPFPCGVCP, from the exons ATGTCGGACTACAGCACCGG GGGGTCGGCCGGGGGCCCCTCGCAGCCGCCCGGCGGGGGCGGCCCGGGGATCCGCAAGGACGCCTTCGCCGACGCCGTCCAGCGGGCCCGTCAG ATTGCAGCCAAAATTGGGGGCGACGCTGCTACGACAGTGAATAACAGCACTCCGGATTTTGGTTTTGGGGGCCAAAAGAGACAGCTCGAGGATGGAG ACCAGCCGGAGAGCAAGAAGCTCGCTTCCCAGGGAGACT CCATCAGTTCTCAACTGGGACCCATCCACCCTCCCCCCAG GACTTCGATGACAGAAGAGTACAGGGTCCCCGACGGCATGGTGGGACTAA TCATTGGCAGAGGAGGCGAACAGATCAACAAAATCCAGCAGGATTCAGGCTGCAAGGTCCAGATTTCTCCAG ACAGCGGCGGCCTGCCCGAGCGCAGTGTGTCCTTGACAGGAGCCCCGGAGTCCGTCCA GAAAGCAAAGATGATGCTGGATGACATCGTCTCTCGGGGTCGTGGCGGCCCCCCAGGACAGTTCCATGACAACGCCAACGGCGGCCAGAACGGCACGGTACAGGAGATTATGATTCCTGCCGGGAAGGCTGGCCTGGTCATTGGCAAAGGCGGGGAGACGATTAAGCAGCTGCAG GAGCGAGCTGGAGTGAAGATGATTTTAATTCAAGACGGTTCCCAGAACACAAACGTGGACAAACCTCTCCGGATCATTGGGGATCCTTACAAAGTGCAG CAAGCTTGCGAGATGGTGATGGACATCCTTCGGGAGCGTGACCAGGGCGGCTTTGGGGACCGGAATGAGTATGGATCCCGGATTGGCGGGGGCATTGAC gtGCCAGTGCCCAGGCATTCTGTCGGTGTGGTCATCGGCCGGAGCGGAGAGATGATCAAGAAGATCCAGAATGACGCCGGTGTGCGGATACAGTTCAAGCAAG ATGACGGGACGGGTCCCGAGAAGATCGCTCACATAATGGGGCCCCCGGACCGGTGCGAGCATGCAGCACGGATCatcaatgacctcctccaaagCCTCAGG AGTGGGCCCCCAGGCCCTCCAGGGGGTCCTGGCATGCCCCCAGGGGGCCGGGGCCGAGGAAGGGGCCAGGGCAACTGGGGCCCGCCTGGCGGGGAGATGACCTTCTCCATCCCCACGCACAAGTGCGGGCTGGTCATCGGCCGAG GTGGCGAGAACGTGAAAGCCATAAACCAGCAGACGGGCGCCTTCGTCGAGATCTCCCGGCAGCTGCCGCCCAACGGGGACCCCAACTTCAAACTGTTCATCATCCGCGGCTCACCCCAGCAGATCGACCATGCCAAGCAGCTCATCGAGGAGAAGATTGAG GGTCCCCTCTGCCCAGTCGGACCAGGCCCTGGGGGTCCAGGCCCTGCCGGCCCCATGGGGCCCTTCAACCCCGGGCCCTTCAATCAGGGGCCTCCCGGGGCTCCCCCTCA TGCTGGAGGCCCCCCTCCTCACCAGTAcccaccccagggctggggcaaTACCTACCCCCAGTGGCAACCGCCTGCTCCTCATGACCCAA ACAAAGCCGCTGCGGCTGCTGCAGACCCCAACGCCGCCTGGGCCGCCTACTACTCACACTACTACCAGCAGCCTCCAGGCCCTGTGCCCGGCCCCGCACCGGCCCCCGCGGCCCCACCCACCCAGGGCGAGCCCCCTCAGCCCCCGCCCACCGGCCAATCGGACTACACTAAGGCCTGGGAAGAGTATTACAAAAAGATCG gccagcagccccagcagcccgGAGCACCCCCGCAGCAGGACTACACGAAAGCCTGGGAGGAGTACTACAAGAAGCAAG CTCAAGTGGCCAGCGGAGGGGGTCCGGGAGCACCGCCAGGCTCCCAGCCGGACTACAGCGCCGCCTGGGCTGAATATTACAGACAGCAGGCCGCTTACTACGGACAGACTCCAGGTCCTGGCggcccccagcctccacccacaCAGCAGGGACAGCAGCAGGCAAGTGGGAAttgccaccctcctcctcctcctttttccttccaacCCCCGGCCACCGTCCATCCTGCCTTAGTGGGTAGCGCCGGAAATCCCTTCCCCTGCGGGGTGTGTCCTTGA
- the KHSRP gene encoding far upstream element-binding protein 2 isoform X2 — protein MSDYSTGGPPPGPPPPAGGGGGSGGAGGAGGGPPPGPPGAGDRGGGGPGGGGPGGGSAGGPSQPPGGGGPGIRKDAFADAVQRARQIAAKIGGDAATTVNNSTPDFGFGGQKRQLEDGDQPESKKLASQGDSISSQLGPIHPPPRTSMTEEYRVPDGMVGLIIGRGGEQINKIQQDSGCKVQISPDSGGLPERSVSLTGAPESVQKAKMMLDDIVSRGRGGPPGQFHDNANGGQNGTVQEIMIPAGKAGLVIGKGGETIKQLQERAGVKMILIQDGSQNTNVDKPLRIIGDPYKVQQACEMVMDILRERDQGGFGDRNEYGSRIGGGIDVPVPRHSVGVVIGRSGEMIKKIQNDAGVRIQFKQDDGTGPEKIAHIMGPPDRCEHAARIINDLLQSLRSGPPGPPGGPGMPPGGRGRGRGQGNWGPPGGEMTFSIPTHKCGLVIGRGGENVKAINQQTGAFVEISRQLPPNGDPNFKLFIIRGSPQQIDHAKQLIEEKIEGPLCPVGPGPGGPGPAGPMGPFNPGPFNQGPPGAPPHAGGPPPHQYPPQGWGNTYPQWQPPAPHDPNKAAAAAADPNAAWAAYYSHYYQQPPGPVPGPAPAPAAPPTQGEPPQPPPTGQSDYTKAWEEYYKKIGQQPQQPGAPPQQDYTKAWEEYYKKQAQVASGGGPGAPPGSQPDYSAAWAEYYRQQAAYYGQTPGPGGPQPPPTQQGQQQAQ, from the exons ATGTCGGACTACAGCACCGGAGGACCCCCGCCCGGGCCACCGCCGCCCGCCGGCGGAGGCGGGGGTTCCGGGGGAGCAGGGGGCGCCGGGGGAGGCCCTCCGCCGGGCCCGCCGGGCGCGGGGGaccggggcggcggcggcccgggcggcggcggcccgggcggGGGGTCGGCCGGGGGCCCCTCGCAGCCGCCCGGCGGGGGCGGCCCGGGGATCCGCAAGGACGCCTTCGCCGACGCCGTCCAGCGGGCCCGTCAG ATTGCAGCCAAAATTGGGGGCGACGCTGCTACGACAGTGAATAACAGCACTCCGGATTTTGGTTTTGGGGGCCAAAAGAGACAGCTCGAGGATGGAG ACCAGCCGGAGAGCAAGAAGCTCGCTTCCCAGGGAGACT CCATCAGTTCTCAACTGGGACCCATCCACCCTCCCCCCAG GACTTCGATGACAGAAGAGTACAGGGTCCCCGACGGCATGGTGGGACTAA TCATTGGCAGAGGAGGCGAACAGATCAACAAAATCCAGCAGGATTCAGGCTGCAAGGTCCAGATTTCTCCAG ACAGCGGCGGCCTGCCCGAGCGCAGTGTGTCCTTGACAGGAGCCCCGGAGTCCGTCCA GAAAGCAAAGATGATGCTGGATGACATCGTCTCTCGGGGTCGTGGCGGCCCCCCAGGACAGTTCCATGACAACGCCAACGGCGGCCAGAACGGCACGGTACAGGAGATTATGATTCCTGCCGGGAAGGCTGGCCTGGTCATTGGCAAAGGCGGGGAGACGATTAAGCAGCTGCAG GAGCGAGCTGGAGTGAAGATGATTTTAATTCAAGACGGTTCCCAGAACACAAACGTGGACAAACCTCTCCGGATCATTGGGGATCCTTACAAAGTGCAG CAAGCTTGCGAGATGGTGATGGACATCCTTCGGGAGCGTGACCAGGGCGGCTTTGGGGACCGGAATGAGTATGGATCCCGGATTGGCGGGGGCATTGAC gtGCCAGTGCCCAGGCATTCTGTCGGTGTGGTCATCGGCCGGAGCGGAGAGATGATCAAGAAGATCCAGAATGACGCCGGTGTGCGGATACAGTTCAAGCAAG ATGACGGGACGGGTCCCGAGAAGATCGCTCACATAATGGGGCCCCCGGACCGGTGCGAGCATGCAGCACGGATCatcaatgacctcctccaaagCCTCAGG AGTGGGCCCCCAGGCCCTCCAGGGGGTCCTGGCATGCCCCCAGGGGGCCGGGGCCGAGGAAGGGGCCAGGGCAACTGGGGCCCGCCTGGCGGGGAGATGACCTTCTCCATCCCCACGCACAAGTGCGGGCTGGTCATCGGCCGAG GTGGCGAGAACGTGAAAGCCATAAACCAGCAGACGGGCGCCTTCGTCGAGATCTCCCGGCAGCTGCCGCCCAACGGGGACCCCAACTTCAAACTGTTCATCATCCGCGGCTCACCCCAGCAGATCGACCATGCCAAGCAGCTCATCGAGGAGAAGATTGAG GGTCCCCTCTGCCCAGTCGGACCAGGCCCTGGGGGTCCAGGCCCTGCCGGCCCCATGGGGCCCTTCAACCCCGGGCCCTTCAATCAGGGGCCTCCCGGGGCTCCCCCTCA TGCTGGAGGCCCCCCTCCTCACCAGTAcccaccccagggctggggcaaTACCTACCCCCAGTGGCAACCGCCTGCTCCTCATGACCCAA ACAAAGCCGCTGCGGCTGCTGCAGACCCCAACGCCGCCTGGGCCGCCTACTACTCACACTACTACCAGCAGCCTCCAGGCCCTGTGCCCGGCCCCGCACCGGCCCCCGCGGCCCCACCCACCCAGGGCGAGCCCCCTCAGCCCCCGCCCACCGGCCAATCGGACTACACTAAGGCCTGGGAAGAGTATTACAAAAAGATCG gccagcagccccagcagcccgGAGCACCCCCGCAGCAGGACTACACGAAAGCCTGGGAGGAGTACTACAAGAAGCAAG CTCAAGTGGCCAGCGGAGGGGGTCCGGGAGCACCGCCAGGCTCCCAGCCGGACTACAGCGCCGCCTGGGCTGAATATTACAGACAGCAGGCCGCTTACTACGGACAGACTCCAGGTCCTGGCggcccccagcctccacccacaCAGCAGGGACAGCAGCAG GCTCAATGA